The Acidobacteriota bacterium genome has a segment encoding these proteins:
- the rpsS gene encoding 30S ribosomal protein S19 → MPRSLKKGPWVDAHLMRSVMAMNEANTKSVVKTWSRRSTVVPEMVGHTLAVHNGRKFIPVYITENMVGHKLGEFAPTRIFRAHGGAGEKAAVVKKHTKK, encoded by the coding sequence ATGCCGCGCTCGCTCAAGAAAGGCCCCTGGGTGGATGCGCACCTGATGCGCAGCGTGATGGCCATGAACGAGGCGAACACCAAGTCGGTCGTGAAGACGTGGTCGCGCCGCTCGACCGTGGTGCCCGAGATGGTGGGGCACACCTTGGCGGTGCACAACGGCAGGAAATTCATTCCCGTCTACATCACCGAGAACATGGTCGGCCACAAGCTCGGCGAGTTCGCTCCGACCCGCATTTTCAGGGCCCACGGCGGGGCGGGAGAAAAAGCGGCGGTGGTGAAGAAGCATACGAAAAAGTAA
- the rplV gene encoding 50S ribosomal protein L22, whose product MPEAIAKAKLNHLRQSPYKMREVADLVRGQSVSHSLSLLRHTKKRAAVDLLQLLESAVANLQAKGEGDYDDERLYVSLLVVDEGPTLKRYQPMSLGRAGMVRKRTCRVRLELGERPEKGSASEHRGKA is encoded by the coding sequence ATGCCTGAAGCGATTGCAAAAGCCAAGCTGAATCACCTGCGCCAGTCGCCTTACAAGATGCGCGAGGTTGCGGACCTGGTGCGCGGCCAGAGCGTGAGTCACTCCCTCTCGCTTCTGCGCCACACGAAGAAGCGCGCGGCGGTGGACCTGCTTCAACTCCTCGAGTCCGCCGTGGCCAACCTTCAGGCGAAAGGAGAGGGTGACTACGACGACGAGCGCCTCTACGTGTCGCTCCTTGTCGTGGACGAGGGGCCGACGCTCAAGCGGTATCAGCCGATGTCCTTGGGGCGCGCGGGGATGGTGCGCAAGCGCACGTGCCGCGTTCGCCTGGAGCTGGGGGAGCGTCCGGAAAAAGGCTCGGCCTCCGAGCACCGGGGAAAGGCCTGA
- the rpsC gene encoding 30S ribosomal protein S3, whose protein sequence is MGQKVHPESLRLGYIHTWKSRWYAEKDYKGLLHEDLWLRDFTHKRYPRAGVSRVIIERAANKLKINIHTSRPGVVIGRRGAEVEKFRKDVEKLTKREVYVNIQEVARPEADAQCVAENIAVQLEKRVMFRRAMKRAVETAHQGGCKGIKVMVAGRLSGREIARTEWYLEGKLPLHTFRADIDYGFSQAYTTYGVIGIKVWIYNGDIMDVEEAHHAGL, encoded by the coding sequence ATGGGACAGAAAGTTCATCCCGAGTCGCTCCGCCTGGGCTACATCCACACGTGGAAGTCACGGTGGTACGCCGAGAAGGACTACAAGGGCCTTCTTCACGAGGACCTGTGGCTCCGCGACTTTACCCACAAGCGCTACCCGCGCGCGGGCGTCTCGCGCGTCATCATCGAGCGCGCCGCGAACAAGCTCAAAATCAACATCCATACGTCGCGCCCCGGCGTGGTGATCGGAAGGAGGGGCGCGGAGGTGGAGAAGTTCCGCAAGGACGTGGAAAAACTCACCAAGCGGGAAGTCTACGTGAACATTCAGGAGGTGGCGCGGCCGGAAGCCGACGCGCAGTGCGTTGCCGAGAACATCGCGGTCCAGCTCGAAAAGCGCGTGATGTTCCGGCGCGCCATGAAGCGCGCCGTCGAGACCGCCCACCAAGGCGGTTGCAAGGGCATCAAGGTCATGGTGGCAGGGCGCCTCAGCGGAAGGGAAATCGCGCGCACGGAGTGGTATCTCGAAGGGAAGCTGCCGCTTCACACATTCCGTGCGGACATCGACTACGGGTTTTCGCAGGCGTATACCACCTACGGCGTCATCGGTATCAAGGTTTGGATTTACAACGGTGATATTATGGACGTGGAGGAGGCCCACCATGCGGGGCTGTAG
- the rplP gene encoding 50S ribosomal protein L16, whose translation MLMPKKVKFRKQQRGRRKGKAWRGSGVDFGDFGLRTLGAAWLTARQIEAARVALSRHLHKGGKLWIRVFPDKPVTKKPLETRQGGGKGPPEEWVAVVKPGRVLFEVEGIPEREAREAFRRVGHKLPVKTVFVSRAEVR comes from the coding sequence ATGTTGATGCCCAAGAAAGTTAAATTCCGGAAACAGCAGCGGGGCCGCCGCAAGGGCAAGGCTTGGCGCGGCAGCGGCGTTGATTTCGGGGACTTCGGCCTGCGGACGCTCGGCGCGGCCTGGCTGACGGCGCGTCAGATTGAGGCGGCGCGGGTGGCGCTTTCCCGCCATCTTCACAAGGGTGGAAAGCTCTGGATTCGCGTGTTTCCCGACAAGCCGGTGACCAAAAAGCCGCTCGAGACGCGCCAGGGCGGCGGTAAGGGCCCCCCCGAGGAATGGGTGGCGGTCGTCAAGCCTGGCCGCGTCTTGTTCGAGGTGGAGGGCATCCCGGAGAGGGAGGCGCGGGAAGCGTTCCGGCGCGTCGGCCACAAATTGCCGGTCAAAACCGTTTTTGTAAGCCGGGCCGAGGTGCGGTGA
- the rpmC gene encoding 50S ribosomal protein L29, with translation MARAKDLRELDDKDLRDRAAELQQELFKFRFQKVLGQLETPMRVRAARRDYARILTVLRERERERSREKSA, from the coding sequence ATGGCACGGGCGAAAGATTTGCGGGAACTCGACGACAAGGATCTGCGCGACCGGGCAGCGGAGCTCCAGCAGGAGCTTTTTAAGTTCCGTTTTCAGAAGGTGCTCGGGCAGCTCGAGACGCCCATGCGAGTGCGAGCGGCCCGGAGGGATTACGCCAGGATTCTGACGGTGCTTCGAGAGCGGGAGAGGGAACGCAGCAGGGAGAAATCGGCATGA
- the rpsQ gene encoding 30S ribosomal protein S17, translated as MKGRRATQVGRVLKDKMQKTVVVAVSQTYRHRRIGKYIRKTKKYYVHDEKNACRVGDKVLIVETRPVSRLKRWRLAKVLERGTDGDLNAEAAS; from the coding sequence ATGAAGGGGCGTCGTGCAACCCAAGTGGGTCGGGTGCTCAAGGATAAGATGCAAAAGACGGTGGTGGTCGCGGTGTCTCAGACCTACCGCCATCGCCGCATTGGAAAGTACATACGAAAGACGAAGAAATATTATGTTCACGACGAGAAAAACGCGTGCCGCGTGGGCGACAAGGTGCTCATTGTGGAGACTCGGCCCGTGAGCCGCCTCAAGCGGTGGCGGCTGGCCAAGGTTCTGGAGCGCGGTACCGACGGCGACTTAAACGCGGAGGCGGCGTCATGA
- the rplN gene encoding 50S ribosomal protein L14 yields MIQMRTRLRVADNSGAKVIACIHPLGGGTGRHGRLGDVIRASVKEAIPRAEVKKGDVVRAVIVRTRKEHRRRDGTYIRFDDNAAVLINEQREPVGTRVFGPVARELRDRNFVKIASLAPEVL; encoded by the coding sequence ATGATCCAGATGCGCACGCGCCTCCGCGTGGCCGACAACTCGGGTGCCAAGGTCATCGCGTGCATCCACCCCCTCGGCGGCGGCACCGGCCGCCACGGTCGGCTGGGCGACGTCATTCGCGCCAGCGTCAAGGAGGCCATTCCCCGCGCCGAGGTGAAGAAAGGCGACGTCGTGCGGGCCGTGATCGTCCGGACGCGGAAAGAACACCGCCGCAGGGACGGCACCTACATTCGCTTTGACGATAACGCGGCGGTGCTGATCAACGAGCAGCGCGAGCCCGTCGGAACGCGGGTGTTCGGTCCCGTCGCGCGCGAGCTGCGGGACAGGAATTTCGTGAAAATCGCGTCGCTGGCCCCGGAGGTGCTCTGA
- a CDS encoding 50S ribosomal protein L24 encodes MARMHARKGDTVTIMAGTDKGKTGKVLRVFVREGRAVVEGVRFVKKHVRPNPRRNIKGGIVQKEATVPLSNLMVVCSGCKRPARVGIQILEDGRRVRQCKRCKEHIVTP; translated from the coding sequence ATGGCACGCATGCATGCCCGCAAAGGGGATACCGTGACCATAATGGCTGGCACCGATAAGGGAAAAACCGGCAAGGTGCTGCGAGTGTTTGTCCGCGAGGGCAGAGCCGTGGTGGAAGGGGTCCGTTTTGTCAAGAAGCACGTGCGCCCCAATCCGAGGCGGAACATCAAGGGCGGTATCGTGCAAAAGGAAGCGACGGTTCCGCTTTCCAACCTGATGGTGGTGTGTTCGGGGTGCAAGAGGCCCGCGCGCGTCGGGATTCAAATCCTCGAGGACGGCCGCCGGGTGCGTCAGTGCAAGCGCTGCAAGGAGCATATTGTTACCCCATGA
- the rplE gene encoding 50S ribosomal protein L5, whose translation MTVPRIRERYEKQVRPAMKEEFGYRSLMAVPRLHKIVVNMGVGEAKSDIKILDAAAGELASIAGQKPKITRSRKAIAAFNVRANLPIGCCVTLRGNRMYEFFDRLVNIALPRVRDFQGLPPRAFDGRGNYTLGLRDQLVFPEVDYTKVDRLMGMNVTVVTMAKTDEEAFYLLHALGMPFRTRKAA comes from the coding sequence ATGACGGTGCCGCGAATCCGCGAACGATACGAGAAGCAGGTGCGACCGGCCATGAAAGAGGAATTCGGCTACCGAAGCCTCATGGCGGTGCCGCGGCTGCACAAGATTGTTGTTAACATGGGCGTTGGAGAAGCCAAGAGCGACATTAAGATTCTGGACGCCGCGGCCGGTGAGTTGGCCTCCATCGCGGGGCAGAAACCGAAAATCACCCGCTCGCGCAAAGCCATAGCGGCGTTCAACGTGCGGGCGAATCTTCCCATCGGCTGCTGCGTCACGCTGCGGGGGAACCGCATGTACGAGTTTTTCGACCGCCTCGTGAACATCGCCCTTCCGCGCGTGCGGGATTTTCAAGGACTTCCGCCGCGTGCCTTTGACGGGCGCGGAAACTATACGCTCGGGCTGCGTGACCAATTGGTCTTTCCGGAAGTGGACTATACGAAGGTGGACCGCCTCATGGGCATGAACGTCACCGTCGTCACGATGGCGAAGACGGATGAGGAGGCGTTCTATCTACTTCACGCGCTTGGCATGCCGTTCCGAACACGGAAAGCGGCTTAG